The Eleutherodactylus coqui strain aEleCoq1 chromosome 10, aEleCoq1.hap1, whole genome shotgun sequence genome contains the following window.
TTTTGTATTTAGTGTGCAGCATGTTGATGGACCTAATGCTCCAGGTTAGAGTGAAGATAAGCCTTGTTTATAGTCTGGTTCTTCTGAGCACTGGAGAGGTCTCTGTGGGTAGAGTAGGTCTGTAGTATCCACACAAACCAGGTTATACATCCCTTCTGAGCTGTATGCTGCCTGGAAATCACATCTTGCCTTGTTGGTGTAAGAGCGAGGAAGACAGGCATGCAGGTTGGAACCTTGAAAAAGACCAGCTCCACATGCAGGGAATGCCAACTGAGCTCTGAGCTTGCAGTTCCACATGCAGGAAATGCTAAGGGCCCTTAATGAGCTCTGAACTTGCAGCTCCACCTGCAGAGaacactaagggcccttttatactgaacaattatcgttcagattctcaggGGATggcaggaatctgaacaattcagTGTATATGCTGCCACAGATGATTAATAATTCATTTGCTtagcgttcgtcattcagtttcagcaggcataaaaatcaaatgatcaGCCTGTGTAACCAGTTAGttggctgcctgtttactgtgaatggaggcaggcagaagTGCTctccagcctccattcactgagtgatcatcatttctatgtgaaagcacagtagTGATTTATCACTAAGGTGATTGTTGGATGCTTAAGCACCCAACAATCAGCCCATTGTAAAAAGATCCTTACTGAGCTCTGCACTTGCAGCTTCACAAGCGGGGAACGCCCAGTGAGTTCTGAGTCTGCAGCTCCACCATTAGGAATCTCAGAGAAGGAGAGTCCTGAAAAGTTAAATAGAAATTGGCAAGGAGCAACCCTAACCTCATCAAAAACTCTAAAAGAAAGCTATAAATATTTTTCTCCACAACAAAGTATACATGTGCTCTAAAACGTTGGACTGCTGCTCCGGAGCAGTATTGTGATAATGCTGCTTTGAAGTCTATGTAGAAGATGCTGGCAGTAATAGCTGTCATACTGAAGGAGTTTTTCCTAATTATACTGCATGAGATTGATGACCTCGGGAAGAACTTGCCTGCAACTTATAAAGCACATGCCAAACACGAGGCCCACTGGCTGAATTTCGCCCACcccctcattttatgtggcccatgtGTCATGCATCAAACAGACATTGCACtcgcccagcctgcagctccagtccaACGGCAGAAAAGCCCGCGACTGCTGACTTTTTCCCCAGGGTCTGTGCTCGCCGTCCGATATGTAGCGCCAAGGGGAgaagtcagcggtcacagactcaacGGTGCCTGCTGctggaccggagctgcaggctgggcaagtggaatgcctgcagaaatgctccctggccagaggccaataaAGGGGGATACGGGGGGAgcggtcactcttactattggggccactattgaggtcactattattactattgggatcactattattactatggggtcacaattactagacCGTTTTAAAATTACAATTGACCCTTTGAAAGCAACCATAATGACTGACCCATTGGGCCTGTAAACCCCATAACTCTGATAGGGAGGTCTTTAAAAGTATGGCAGTGAGTTAGTTAAAGTTTTAGGGGTGCAGAGCATCCTACCCTCAGGCCGAACACCCCCCAACAGCTGAAATTTCAGTTTCCTTTGTAGACTTTAGAGTTTTGTGTTTTTCCCATGTTTACTGGCGATAGGTGAACGAGGCGGAGGAGGAGCGACTGCGCAGTGAATACGAGCACCAGAGAGTCACTCGTCAGTGCCACGAAGCTGAAGCCAAAGTGCAGACGTTGCAGAAGAGTCTGAAACGCGTCATCATCAAGAGTCGTCCATACTTTGAACTAAAGGCGCAATTCAATACTGTGTTAGAGGTGAGCGACGCTTTGCCACACCGTAAAGGGAACTGCAGGTGGAGAATCCTATAAATTCAACTTGTGGGAACTGATGTTGTATTTCTAGAATTGCCAAATACAAATTAGGTTTTATTTAGATTTAATCAAACTCTTAAAGCTCCCCTGCGGTCCGGGACAAAACTTCTTTACAGACCGGAGGGGAAGGGAATGACTATATATCCTTGTGTCGTCCTATAACCACCCATCTGCTTATTCCTGGGGCCCCTCTTTGTTCTTCGAGCATGGCTGCATTCTGACCCCAGGTAAAATAACCCCCTCCGGTCCCTGGACAAATATAACGTTCTTCAACTTGCTATAATTGGGTCTTAAATCCTCACGATTTTTAAAAGGTGAATAAATGGAAAACCCTGTCGTGTCCAACTGCCGCAGGCGCACGGTTCATTATACTGCATTGGGTCTCCTTTGTTACAGATCTTTCTGCTTGTGTTGGACATGAGCAGGACTGGTGCTCGACCTCTAGATGTTAACCAggaagtttccattcactgatgGCAAACCTAAAACAAAACATTAATTCTGTGCGAACCTTACTCCATAGGAAATGGAATTAGTCACAATAAATCTATgtagagggggaggagggggtgcaAGCTGCAGCTTCTCACTCCGCTTCAGTGATGGACCCAGAACCCGGTGGAGGGAAAGGTGTGGGGGATCTGATAGGCGCGGTGCACACAGCTCTGACTACAGACCAGGAACCAACCGCACATTTAGCAAGCATGAAAAGAGCGAATGTAGAAGCGGGAGAGGAAGACCCAAAACATGCAAGATACTGAGACACGCTGAGCTCTGACCCTGCAATTCCACAAGCAGGAATCTCAAGTAAGGTGAGCCTTGAAAAGTTAAGCAGGAATTAAGAAAGAGCTCAGCAAACAGGAGAGTAAGACCCAAAATATTCAGGACGCACACGTTACAATGTAATACATCTATAGTGGCAGCCTTAGGGTAGTGGGATCATCTTTTGTTGGTCATGaagtacactgaatggcccctttattagagccgccggccctctcatgattggtgATTCCCTGCATGGACATTCTTcccgtgaccctggagtgcagcataaaatcacgtgacaagttttccgtggatcagtttcagtgtgcaaTCGCATTTAAATAGGAAAATCCATCGagcggagcgacttccaacgagccCCTAATGAATAGCCGACACTAGAACAACTTGTTGCGTTATTACATTTCAAATGTACATCCATGTAGAAAAGTTTCACCGCAAAGTGCTTCAGTCCAGCAACAAGCAGAGGTAGTAGCAAGGCGAGAGTGCCAATGTGGAGGCACGCCGGCAGCAACACTTCtctgaaatggcacagagggTTCGACCATAAATGGACGGTGTTTGAAGAAATTGGAGGTGGCGATGATGCTGCTAAGAAGAATAGATGGCTGCAAAGAGAAACCCTCTTGGATCTCTTATTTGGAAGTGCTGGCcccgaaggggttaaacaaaatgaATAATTTTGGAATATTTCTTTAAATGAAGCCGTTTTTCTAATAGATCTGTCTTGGTATATGGGCTGTATATTTATACTACCGAGGCTTGTGTATTAAGCTTTATTGTTTTTAATAGATGTGTGATCAGTGGATAATGAAAAATGGTGTTGAGTGCACGCCTGAGAAAGGGGGCGGTCCCCTGAAAAGTCACTGCTGTCGGCGTGCCTCCACGTTGGCGCTCTCGCTCTGCTActacctctgcttgctgttggtCTGAAGCACTTGATGAAACTTCGCTACATGTATGTATTTTTGAAATGTGATCTAAAGTAACGTAGTGTCTGCGATTCATTTTATGCGGTAATTGTGAAGCTGGGATTCGCACTATGCGACACTTATAAGCTAACGTGAGACCATACTTTGGATGTGTGCATGTATGTCTACTTCCAACAAGGTCCGGTCagcggtgctggactagccggggtctcactgccagccGCAGTGTCGTATAacaatgtggagagtataccgagaatggtgcgaTCGAGGGAAATATCCAGCGAAATGGACCCTGTAGACAGAAACaattcatcactgaaaggggtcagaggaagatgtcaggaatcgttctgaccaacaggtgccAAACAGTTGTAAGCAGCTGAATACGCTgtagctccaactaacgtgtccgaacgcagcAGACGAATGGTTCcagtgccattgtgtctaagggaAACAGAAGActagactccagcgggcaaaatagcgcaaaacttgtatcactgagcagcggaaaaacatcgactggtcagatagatccagatttctgttgctgacaGGAAGTCAGAatgtggtgcaagcagcatgaatcgctgaccccttcctgtcagccggtcagaacatctcagcaccgccatctaatctgcagcaactacaagaagcttcctgtccgcaggggccgatattcctgtgaaaccatttcatcaccgagtgggatctacagtacgacaaattgctgcagttctgaagaccaaaggagtccaacaatactagatgggggtaataaaggggccattcagcaatgtccccccccttttttttttcttcaaattatgACCCGCCCTCACCCACCCAATTCTTCAGTCTTCGGTTTGTACTCTAACGGCTGCTGCTTCTTAAGACTAAACCCCTCGGCTCGGTGTTGCGTTGGACGGGCTCCAGTATCCGCTATCTGCATTCCTGAGAGGAGGGCAGATAAGTAGAGCGGATCGCCTGTGGTCGCGTGGGTCATGTCAGGTGTTCTGGCTGGCAGTGAAACTGTATAAGGCCGGTGCGTTGGGAGGAAAATGCAGTTGACCTGCTGATGTGTGCATAGCGGGAGCATGTAGGAAGCACTACAAGTACCTGCATGCTGTTGTGTGGCAGATCTGGACTTCTCCATCTAGGCCCGCTTGTAACAGTGATGTCTCATGAAGCTCAAGCCCCTGAAGCATGAAACTTCGGCAAAGTTCTAATATGCATTGGGTTTCAAGGtctctacttgctgtcagtgaatgacccATTCTTACTTCAGCAACTCCAGCCCCTACAGACttatgctgggttcacactgggcatattcccgccggaaatcccgcggtttggccgcagcaaaaaccgcgagatttccgccgggagaaccgccgcggaaaagcccgcggcggctttgaagcggtccggccgctcgcttttccgttgcagccggcgctcccatagaggagagcgcagccgcgacgaaagtaaacaataaatagacatgctgcatcttttgaaaccgtggctgcgacggccgcagccgcggtttcagccggacttaccgcagcggattggccgtcccgtgtggatgagatttctgagaaatctcgtccacatggctggctaatcccgagattagtggccgcaggcggatttgccgcggcgaaattccacgcggcaaatccaccctgtgtgaacccagctttagagctcccacacacttgcgtttttgttgcattgcgtttttaacattagaaagtcccattgacaatcgcgttaaaaaaacgcaagtgtgtgggagcccttacaatGATGGTATGTTGCTAGGATATTCTAGGACTATTGGGGATCTGACTTCTGAGACCCCAACTGACAAGAGAAAATGTCCACAGCTGAAGCCAAAGTCACAGTCTCCACCAACCGtggggattttgatgtggaaaatccacagcatttctgctaacGTCCCCTGGTCATTTGGAGATGaggcgcctttttttttttttttttttcccctccggtTTTCACCCATCTTATCTTTCAGTTTCCACCTACTGAGTGCATGGGTGAAAAATGGagctaaaataaaaaattttaacttggggaaaaaaaaaaccctgcgaaaAGAGGGTCCCATTTGCCCCACTTCTCATCCCTGCTGGATTGCCGTGCAAACCAGACAATTGAGCGATGGCTGTGCATGCGTGGTGCCGCTGCATTCATTCTAATGAGGCTGACAGAAATGGCCGAATGCTGCAGCTCGCTTACTGCCGTCAGCCTCCATGCCATGAATGAATAAAGTAGCACGGCGCACCCTCAGCCGGGGTTCAGTGCAATGTGACGCCACTCTGGTCAGAGCAGTGACCAGCAGTAGagtaaactgccccccccccaccccccacccatcTATCAGGTGTCCCGTATTCACTgcatgggtgaaaactggaaaaagaAAAACCCGCCCGTCCTCCGAAATATCACTTTTTAAAGGATTCTGAGCTTTTCCATTATAACACACTACAGCTTGTACACGTTGGACCGGGTCAGGGCTGGATTTCATGACTTATTGAGGCAGCACAGATCGCAGGTAGTCGGCAGCAATCCAAACGCCTCAGTGGTGGCAACAATGCAAAGTCACGCAGGACCTTTATCCGCAGATCCAATATGCAAACCATGAAGCTGATGTGACCACATGCAGGATGCAGTAAACTTTGGTTTTACATTTCTCTACTGCAGCCTGGATGCCGTTAAGTCCACTTCTTCAGCAGACGGTCTTTCGTCCCGTGTTCATTCATGCAGCCCCCCTCGGTGCAGGGACAAAACTTGTGCAGGGAGTGGGAGAGACCTATTACCTGGCGCCATTCTTTTCCTGATTCCGTCACTGATCTACCTGTTCCTGGGGCCCCTCTTAAGTCCAACATGGCTGCAGCGCTGCTGTCACTACTCTGTGTACCCTGGACAGTAGTAGTCGGACCCTGCATTCTGCGTCCTGATTGGCTGCTCATGTGCAATGTCTTGGTTATCTCTGCACACGGAGTGCCAGTAGTcgcagccatcttggaagtaTGAAGAGGGGCCCCAGGAACAGGCAGATCGGTGGCTGAACCGACTCTGGTCTCTGAACacattctgtcccaggaccggaGCCTCACTGTAGTTTAGGCTTCTAATTCTCGTCTTCTGTATCTTGCAGGAACACAAGGCTCGGGTCACCGCCCTGGAAGTCAAGGTGTCCCAAGCCAAGCTGAGGTATTCCGGGACGCTGCGCAATTTGGAGCTGATCAGCGAGGAGATCCATGCCCGACGCACGCACGGGCTTCTTTTATCAGTTAGGGCCCCACCTCTTGGAGCTGAAGCCCCCGTCTCTATGGCAGAAGGGGAAGTGGGCTTGACGGCAGACACTGTCTCCCTCCTTAGCCTGCAGACCATCGCTTCCGACTTGCAGAAAAGCGATTCTGTGGAGCACCTGAGGGGATTGAGCGATGTGACCAGCTTGGACGGGAGGGAAATGGAAGCGGAGGAAGAAGAGAGCAGCACAGAGCGAGACCGCGGAGGGGGCCGAGCTAGTGGAGGGATGTTCAGACATAACCGAAGCGTCAGTCTGTGAGCCGGGGTGGGGCAGGGGGGCAGGGGCGGTAACTAGTTAAGGGGGTGACACAGCTAGAGAAGAAGGGGCTCTTCGTATAGCTTGTCATTACACGGTGGTGAAATTAACACTACTGGCAAACGCCGGGGGCCACGGCCTGGTCTGATCCAGtgacattttccagcagaatgCTTCTAGGTCCGGGGAAGTATTTGTAGCCGGAACAGGAGGACGTTCCTTCAGGATGGAGGCCGCAGGCCATGACGAGGACTGTGGTGGTGCAGGAGGACGCGTCCTGCTGCTATGAGAACTGTCTCTGTTTGATGCAGCACTGTCAATAAATACATTGTGGTGTCTCTGCGTCTGGGAAGTGCTGACTCTGTCGCGCTCGCCGGGTGTGAGATTGAGGATGCAGTGGTGGCCCGGAGACCCGCTGTGGGTCCAGCCCTACAGCAATGTCTGCCTCCTTCCTGACCGTCTTATGGAGGGATTTGGTGATTTGGATTCACAGCAGTTTTCCATGGCAGCAGGATATCTCAGTAGTTCAGCCTCAGGCTTTGGGCCTGTAACCTCCCGTGATCAGATCTCCGTGTAGCAGTAACCTCGTAGATGAATGTTGTCATATTGTTAGGGCGGTTTCTCTCGCGCTTGCCGACAAATCCTCAAACACTATCTTGGTACATATGCgcataatacacgccaagatCGTGCGTGTCGCGTCCTTTATCGCGCTGTGTGTATGAGAGGCACcgttgaaagtaatgtaaagttaaTTACTGCATATTACGTGCGCAATTCCCACATGTGTAATATGTGGTAAGAAccgcttgtgtgagagagcccttaatgTGCACCAAAGTGTCTTGAGCGCACCTCTCATTATCCCGTGTAGATACAGCCTGAGGCACCTCTcacacgattatcattcaaattcgcaCAAGCCTACAATTTTGTGAACGATAACCATCCAGTGTAAACACGGCAATGGGAACTCGACCGCTTCTTGTTGTCGTCCTTTCATGCAGGCATAATGGTGAGACGTGAATGTAAACAACTGAACGATGATATGCCAACAAATTTTCTGCCTGTATAAATGGGCCGCAGGAGCGAACGCTCGTCGTAAAAGCGCCCACGGGTGCTTTTATATGGCTGACGGTGTGGGGGGGCCGCGTACAGGCGCTACACCAGTCATCCCGTTGTAAATCTTCATGTGCGCCAAAGTGGAATTAGCTGCGTCTGGTAAACGGCCGCCACAATGTTTAGGCCTCCACAGGGTTTTCTCCTTGAATAATCGTATGATGTACGAtggcagtaagggcttattcagaccagCGTAGGCGCAGCTATACTCGCTGGCATGCAGCGCAGTTGCATCTGAATGTGAAGAACCCCTTCCCCTTCGTCAGCTTTTTAAACTCTGTGCCACAGCGCAGGAGATTGAAAACAAAAAGCGTGGGAGATGGATGCCGCCCGGTCCTGTATTTTCATGTCCGTACAATTAATGTGCGAGAATCCTgatggtgaaaacaaaaccactgaacggcattaaaatcagtggtttcgttttgtcgcaTTATGATTATGTGATTATCGCGGCCCATAAGAGGACAAATCCACGTTTGGCTGAATCCGCCCTAATGCTGAAGTCCTCCCCACGCTGCTCCCTGCTATGCAGATGATCACCAAgcgccattctcctggcatcacaatCCTTCCAAAGAACGATCACACATGcggcagtgctacaaattgcaggTATATGAAGTACAGGTAGCAAAAtttttttgtagcctgcgacattgcaaaTTGTTGCAACTctcgattatttattttttttttctcttgcaatgttttgtagcccatgttttcctatggagacttcctttctgttgcatagcACAAAAAACACGGTTTTCTCCGGCGCTAGTTTTGAAGTTCTCTGGCAGAGTTGCCTGGTCAGgaatttgaaaatccccgcctccaggaagcactagctgtgattggttcttgagcactgtgCCTCAGTCATtcaatggatggctgtgattggttagctgagccgcggcgcttgagaatcagagacagcgctcggTGAACCAATCATAGTCAGTGCTttttggaggcgggaattttgaatctccaaaccaggaagcgttGAGGGAAAACTTCAAGCAAATCTGCCAGAGCTTCAGAGAAGACGCACAGGGAGCTGACAGGTGacgtatttttatttattttttgttaatgcAGCCAGGActcattttcagggtagggcttatattacaCCTTCcccaccctaaaaaaaaaaatgatttttttttttttgtcccccttGTGGCGATATTGTGTCACCCacttgaaggaggccttatacacatAGCCATAAAGAATGTAAATCAGCTGGAAAAAATGTTGCGCTATTTTAATGGATATGTGAATAAAGCAGCAACAttttttccaagatggccacccatCATGATGCCGTGATCTTAATTGGAGGTATGATTGTGGTTCAATTTATTGCAGGGTAATTAAAATTTAAAGTATACGTAAATTTTCTTCAATcccccaggttctccttaccctaaTTTTGTCTCTGTTTGCACCTTGTATTATGTCGGTaacttctgattttcaggtgttctagctagagatgagc
Protein-coding sequences here:
- the SH3BP5L gene encoding SH3 domain-binding protein 5-like, whose translation is MEVTEGPPCEERLPTPGAEGDQSIHAELAGHGGGASDLKKPTESSGEAKREECEVEEELDPRIQEELERLNQASEEINQLELQLDDARTAYRRILTESARRLNALATQLGACIEKARPYYEARRLAKEAQQDTHSAALRYERAVSMHAAAREMVFVAEQGVTADKNRLDPTWQEMLNHATCKVNEAEEERLRSEYEHQRVTRQCHEAEAKVQTLQKSLKRVIIKSRPYFELKAQFNTVLEEHKARVTALEVKVSQAKLRYSGTLRNLELISEEIHARRTHGLLLSVRAPPLGAEAPVSMAEGEVGLTADTVSLLSLQTIASDLQKSDSVEHLRGLSDVTSLDGREMEAEEEESSTERDRGGGRASGGMFRHNRSVSL